From a region of the Methanolobus tindarius DSM 2278 genome:
- a CDS encoding 4Fe-4S dicluster domain-containing protein encodes MSSNIERCYQCGQCTSVCPMGEQEQTYRIRRFLQMEKLGLETEESMMVPFIFYCTTCYKCQDNCPQGVNLVDAVLAIREKAVHKGKMLEAHKKVGQMLINYGHAVPTNTDAMEKRALLGLEERPPTVQASIEGLSEIKTLLRLTGFDKLVADSEVEQLPESAAMMHQTCFTQQQAVEEKA; translated from the coding sequence ATGTCATCCAATATAGAACGCTGCTACCAATGTGGTCAATGTACATCTGTCTGTCCGATGGGAGAACAGGAACAAACTTACAGGATTCGCAGGTTCCTTCAGATGGAAAAGCTTGGTCTTGAAACTGAAGAGAGCATGATGGTTCCATTCATATTTTACTGTACCACCTGTTATAAGTGCCAGGATAACTGCCCACAGGGTGTGAACCTTGTGGATGCAGTTCTGGCCATCAGGGAAAAAGCTGTTCATAAAGGAAAGATGCTTGAAGCTCATAAGAAAGTAGGCCAGATGCTCATAAACTACGGCCATGCTGTTCCAACCAATACAGATGCTATGGAAAAGAGAGCACTTCTCGGTCTTGAGGAAAGACCACCTACAGTTCAGGCTTCAATTGAAGGACTTAGCGAGATCAAGACTCTCCTGAGACTCACAGGCTTTGATAAGCTCGTTGCAGATTCTGAAGTTGAGCAACTTCCTGAGAGTGCAGCAATGATGCACCAGACATGCTTCACACAGCAGCAGGCAGTTGAGGAGAAAGCATGA
- the gatE gene encoding Glu-tRNA(Gln) amidotransferase subunit GatE — MSDKFDYRELGLKCGLEIHQQLDSKCKLFCNCPTQIRNIEESNHEFFRYLRPTASEMGETDRAALEQSKLRRKYIYKAYDTTCLVENDDEPPTEVNKEALGIALSITKLLNMVPVDQVHMMRKIVVDGSNTSGFQRTAFLAKDGYLDTSVGPVGVGVLCLEEEACQKIEDQGDSIIYSLDRLGIPLVEIGTDPDIISPQHAKETAQQIGMLLRSTGKVKRGLGTIRQDVNISIAKGARVELKGVQALDMIETIVEREVERQVNLIEMRDELLERNASVCDTIFDVTDIFKETKSKVIKKTIKKGKVYAVLLRGFDGFVGREVQPGRRLGTEFSDRAKTSGVGGIFHTDELPAYGVSEEEVQAMRAELGAEENDAVVMVADREVRARGAMESVIIRAKEALEGVPEETRRALPDGNNSYLRPLPGAARMYPETDVPQVNITKEYFESIEMPELLTERAKRFESEFGLHRELAEMIAYSTYLPLFEEIMEILGDNENVNATLVVRTLTGTLPELKRDGVEIDNLEDKHFIDVCTLIAEGGAAKEAIDTLLRALACEPELCAKDAAEKMGLGSIDLSDVESMVEAIIRERQDFVKEKGMAAVGPLMGVVMAEVRGKVDGKTISEILKQKINEYLGA, encoded by the coding sequence ATGAGCGATAAATTCGATTACAGAGAACTTGGCCTGAAATGCGGGCTTGAAATTCACCAGCAACTTGACTCAAAATGTAAGTTGTTCTGCAATTGCCCGACACAGATTAGAAATATAGAAGAATCAAACCATGAGTTCTTCCGCTATCTCCGCCCAACAGCCAGTGAAATGGGAGAAACTGACAGGGCTGCCCTTGAACAGTCCAAGCTCAGACGTAAGTATATCTATAAGGCATACGACACGACCTGTCTTGTCGAGAATGATGATGAACCTCCAACAGAAGTAAATAAGGAAGCTCTGGGAATTGCTCTGAGTATCACTAAACTGCTGAACATGGTTCCTGTTGACCAGGTTCACATGATGCGTAAGATAGTAGTTGATGGATCCAACACATCCGGTTTCCAGAGGACAGCTTTCCTTGCAAAGGATGGTTACCTTGATACTTCAGTAGGCCCTGTTGGTGTCGGTGTGCTCTGTCTTGAAGAGGAGGCATGCCAGAAGATCGAAGACCAGGGAGATTCTATAATATACTCTCTTGACCGTCTTGGTATCCCACTTGTTGAGATCGGAACTGACCCTGATATCATCTCACCACAGCACGCAAAGGAAACTGCACAGCAGATAGGTATGCTGCTTCGTTCCACAGGAAAGGTAAAGCGTGGACTTGGAACCATACGTCAGGACGTTAACATTTCAATCGCAAAGGGTGCACGTGTAGAACTGAAAGGTGTTCAGGCACTCGATATGATAGAGACCATTGTAGAGCGTGAAGTAGAACGTCAGGTCAATCTTATTGAAATGAGGGATGAATTGCTTGAGCGCAATGCATCCGTATGTGACACTATTTTCGATGTAACAGATATTTTCAAGGAAACAAAATCCAAGGTCATCAAGAAGACAATCAAGAAAGGCAAAGTCTATGCTGTACTTCTCCGTGGTTTTGACGGATTTGTCGGCAGGGAAGTTCAGCCCGGAAGACGTCTTGGTACCGAATTCTCAGACCGTGCAAAGACATCAGGTGTAGGAGGAATTTTCCATACAGACGAACTTCCAGCTTACGGTGTTTCCGAAGAGGAAGTCCAGGCAATGCGTGCAGAACTTGGTGCTGAAGAGAACGATGCTGTTGTAATGGTCGCTGACCGTGAAGTACGTGCAAGAGGTGCCATGGAAAGTGTGATAATCCGCGCAAAGGAAGCTCTTGAAGGCGTTCCGGAGGAAACCCGCAGAGCACTTCCAGATGGAAATAACTCTTACCTCAGACCACTTCCGGGAGCAGCAAGGATGTATCCTGAAACCGATGTTCCACAGGTGAATATCACAAAGGAGTACTTTGAATCCATTGAAATGCCGGAACTTCTCACAGAGCGTGCAAAGCGTTTTGAATCAGAGTTTGGACTCCACAGGGAACTTGCAGAGATGATTGCATATTCTACATACCTGCCACTCTTTGAAGAGATAATGGAGATCCTTGGAGACAATGAGAATGTCAACGCAACACTTGTTGTGAGAACCCTTACCGGAACACTGCCGGAACTGAAACGTGACGGTGTTGAGATAGACAATCTTGAAGATAAGCACTTCATTGATGTCTGTACCCTGATAGCAGAAGGCGGTGCTGCAAAGGAAGCAATTGACACATTGCTCCGTGCACTTGCATGCGAACCGGAACTCTGCGCAAAAGATGCAGCAGAGAAGATGGGACTTGGAAGTATTGACCTGTCAGATGTTGAAAGCATGGTTGAGGCTATAATCAGGGAACGTCAGGATTTCGTGAAGGAAAAAGGCATGGCAGCAGTCGGACCTCTTATGGGAGTTGTCATGGCCGAGGTCAGAGGAAAGGTAGACGGCAAGACTATCAGCGAAATATTAAAACAAAAGATTAATGAATATCTTGGTGCATAA
- a CDS encoding hydrogenase iron-sulfur subunit: MKMAENQQWEPKIVAFCCNWCSYGGADTAGMGRFQQPASLRIIRVMCSGRIDPLHVFNAFLEGADAVLVTGCHLGDCHYVNGNYKTQVRYDFMEDMVRELGLEPERLHLSWISASEGEKFANFVREVTEQVRKLGPSTLKPEGVN, encoded by the coding sequence ATGAAAATGGCAGAGAATCAACAATGGGAACCAAAGATAGTCGCATTCTGCTGTAACTGGTGTAGTTACGGTGGAGCTGACACAGCAGGTATGGGAAGATTCCAGCAGCCTGCATCCCTGAGGATCATTCGTGTCATGTGTTCCGGAAGAATTGACCCGTTGCACGTGTTCAATGCATTCCTCGAAGGTGCTGATGCAGTTCTTGTAACAGGATGCCATCTCGGAGATTGTCATTACGTAAATGGAAATTACAAGACTCAGGTTAGGTACGACTTTATGGAAGACATGGTAAGGGAACTTGGTCTTGAACCTGAAAGACTTCATCTGAGCTGGATAAGTGCCAGTGAAGGTGAGAAATTCGCCAACTTTGTCAGGGAAGTAACTGAACAGGTCAGAAAACTCGGGCCAAGCACTCTCAAACCAGAAGGAGTGAACTAA
- a CDS encoding Coenzyme F420 hydrogenase/dehydrogenase, beta subunit C-terminal domain: MVEVGDKVIGYSTDPGVRNKGASGGLVTAILAAALEKGLVEEVVVLKHINEYEAIPIITSDVEDVLASAGSMHTVPVNLAKYAVGKNVAMPGKPCDIRGVIEQAKRNEVNIDNTYLIGLNCGGTMYPVQTQEMLVNMYDIDPEDVTGENIEKGNLIFRTKSGEEKGISIDELEEAGYGRRLSCRFCDVKIPVNADLACGNWGVIGELTGNATFCEVMNEKGVRLLENAIEAGYIEIEPASEKAIAIREKVNNVMLSMGEKWSEKVFTEIPDKERTQYYMEQFADCINCGACKEVCPACTCGEDSKCTMYHNLEDNYRMSMFHMVRLMHLSDSCIGCGQCTDVCPADIPVTTIFRRFADKSQKKYNYKAGMTLERPPFLEVMPR, encoded by the coding sequence ATGGTCGAAGTCGGAGACAAAGTAATAGGTTATTCAACCGACCCCGGAGTTCGCAACAAGGGAGCTTCCGGTGGTCTTGTTACAGCAATTCTTGCAGCAGCTCTTGAAAAGGGACTGGTGGAAGAAGTTGTTGTACTCAAACACATTAATGAGTACGAGGCAATTCCAATAATCACCAGCGATGTTGAAGACGTACTTGCATCCGCAGGCAGTATGCACACTGTTCCTGTAAACCTTGCAAAGTATGCTGTTGGCAAGAATGTTGCAATGCCAGGAAAACCCTGTGACATCAGGGGTGTTATCGAACAGGCAAAGCGCAACGAGGTCAATATTGACAACACATATCTCATCGGTCTGAACTGCGGTGGAACAATGTACCCGGTTCAGACTCAAGAGATGCTTGTCAACATGTATGATATAGATCCTGAGGATGTCACAGGTGAAAACATCGAGAAAGGAAATCTCATCTTCAGGACAAAATCCGGTGAAGAGAAGGGAATTTCCATTGATGAGCTCGAGGAAGCAGGATACGGAAGACGTCTAAGTTGCCGCTTCTGTGACGTTAAGATTCCTGTCAACGCTGATCTTGCATGTGGAAACTGGGGTGTCATCGGTGAGCTCACAGGAAACGCAACCTTCTGTGAAGTAATGAACGAGAAAGGTGTTCGTCTTCTTGAGAATGCCATCGAGGCAGGTTATATAGAGATCGAACCAGCAAGTGAAAAGGCCATAGCCATCAGGGAAAAAGTGAACAATGTCATGCTTTCCATGGGTGAGAAGTGGTCAGAGAAGGTGTTCACTGAAATTCCTGACAAGGAGCGTACCCAATATTACATGGAACAGTTTGCAGATTGTATAAACTGCGGTGCCTGTAAGGAAGTATGTCCTGCATGTACTTGTGGTGAGGATTCAAAGTGTACAATGTATCACAACCTTGAGGATAATTACAGGATGAGCATGTTCCACATGGTTCGCCTGATGCACCTGTCCGACAGTTGCATTGGTTGTGGCCAGTGTACCGATGTCTGTCCTGCAGATATTCCGGTAACAACAATATTCAGACGCTTTGCAGACAAGTCACAGAAGAAGTACAACTACAAGGCCGGAATGACACTTGAGAGACCACCATTCCTGGAGGTGATGCCAAGATGA
- the carA gene encoding glutamine-hydrolyzing carbamoyl-phosphate synthase small subunit, whose protein sequence is MNAVLGLEDGTIIKGTGFGAEGIVSGELVFTTQYTGYEEALTDPSYKGQILMFTYPLIGNYGVSGNCMESDAVKAEGLVVREACPKPSHHLGKKTIYELMEDEGKPGIAGVDTRMLTIKTREHGTMRAALINGSDDGEEAVRLARAQKSISDIDFISQVTCPEPFKLESPFRDPNNPLNVVLVDCGRKLSIERSLLARGMDVTVVPGNSSISTIESYDPDLLFISNGPGDPLQAQDAISAVKHFTGELPIVGICLGHQIMSLALGAETYKLKFGHRGANQPVKDLETGIVHITSQNHGFAVDGDSFEEAEVEVTQYNTNDKTVEGIAHKYLDMFSVQYHPDAHPGPMDSEKIFFEKVLKLAGGKK, encoded by the coding sequence ATGAATGCAGTACTAGGATTAGAAGATGGGACAATTATAAAAGGCACCGGCTTTGGTGCTGAAGGTATCGTTTCCGGCGAACTTGTTTTCACAACCCAATATACTGGCTATGAGGAGGCTCTCACAGACCCTTCATATAAAGGCCAGATTCTTATGTTTACTTATCCTCTCATCGGTAATTACGGTGTCAGCGGCAACTGTATGGAATCCGATGCTGTTAAGGCTGAAGGTCTTGTGGTCAGGGAGGCATGTCCCAAGCCATCTCACCACTTAGGAAAGAAGACCATTTATGAGCTTATGGAGGACGAAGGCAAGCCCGGTATCGCAGGCGTGGACACACGTATGCTTACTATTAAAACACGTGAACATGGAACTATGCGTGCAGCCCTCATCAACGGTAGTGATGACGGTGAGGAGGCAGTAAGACTTGCCCGTGCACAAAAGAGCATTTCTGATATTGATTTTATTTCACAGGTAACCTGTCCTGAACCTTTCAAACTTGAAAGCCCATTCAGAGACCCTAACAACCCACTCAATGTTGTGCTTGTGGACTGTGGTCGTAAGCTCAGTATTGAAAGGAGTCTGCTGGCAAGGGGTATGGATGTAACTGTAGTACCAGGAAACTCATCCATTTCAACCATAGAATCCTATGACCCTGACCTCCTGTTCATATCAAACGGTCCGGGAGACCCATTGCAGGCACAGGATGCAATTTCAGCAGTGAAACACTTCACAGGTGAATTGCCAATTGTTGGAATCTGCCTTGGTCACCAGATAATGTCCCTTGCACTTGGAGCAGAGACATACAAACTTAAGTTCGGACACAGGGGTGCAAACCAGCCAGTTAAGGACCTTGAGACCGGAATTGTACACATCACTTCCCAGAATCATGGTTTTGCAGTAGACGGTGACTCCTTTGAAGAGGCTGAAGTGGAAGTTACACAGTATAATACCAATGATAAAACAGTGGAAGGTATAGCACACAAATACCTTGACATGTTCAGTGTGCAGTATCACCCTGATGCACATCCGGGTCCAATGGATTCTGAAAAGATCTTCTTTGAAAAGGTTCTCAAACTTGCAGGAGGCAAGAAATAA
- a CDS encoding NADH:ubiquinone oxidoreductase chain G-like protein, which produces MKEMIYQTICPGCGIGCGLYIRKNEDGKLSIDHMKSSPVNLGKLCRFGMKLPHYYAKENTAASQVNGSAVDAEIAIKAAVEILREADSSSTVLLSVGNTTNEEQIAFTKLAVTLETIVQTGVSSECQNVPEASLAEIENAKRIVLFVDPYVQYPLIVRRLLAAKKNGASIVAVGTMPLNLADETVDLKPEQYDELKLDNESLIIADIHPNSDIKMAKHLLALAQKTGAKIQFIRPFMNSFGTGLSGDQESKKVGLAELLEDIELGNIRTLVTLESDLAELMPDNEATVEALKKLNNLIVLSSRSSPVTELASVVIATEPIYSKAGTFLNAEGKLQENSGTGKAGVDALSLLNAGIGGKAFTYDEMNYLVLKAIEAQNENPAVAAECAASDDVSSSEVPEGMYELKYLYNPFMWFDQKDDNDFVLLNRNTVRKLGLKKGGYVNLKGERGELKMKFRVEALPDGLVLTAKKLPVATGTSTNISMEGC; this is translated from the coding sequence ATGAAGGAAATGATATACCAGACTATCTGTCCGGGATGTGGTATCGGATGCGGACTTTACATCAGGAAAAATGAAGATGGAAAGTTGAGTATCGACCACATGAAGAGCAGTCCTGTGAATCTGGGAAAACTTTGCAGATTCGGAATGAAACTTCCACATTACTATGCTAAGGAAAACACTGCTGCAAGTCAGGTAAATGGTTCTGCCGTTGATGCTGAAATAGCTATCAAAGCAGCAGTTGAGATTTTAAGGGAAGCTGACAGCAGCAGTACTGTTCTGTTATCCGTTGGAAATACTACAAATGAAGAACAGATTGCATTTACAAAGCTGGCTGTTACATTAGAGACTATTGTTCAGACTGGTGTGAGCTCTGAATGTCAGAACGTCCCCGAGGCATCACTTGCTGAAATCGAAAATGCAAAAAGAATCGTGCTTTTCGTTGATCCTTATGTCCAGTATCCTCTAATTGTCAGGAGACTACTTGCAGCTAAGAAAAATGGTGCCAGCATAGTAGCTGTTGGAACAATGCCGTTGAATCTGGCTGATGAAACAGTTGATCTGAAACCAGAGCAGTATGATGAACTGAAACTCGATAATGAGTCATTGATAATTGCAGATATTCATCCGAATTCAGATATCAAAATGGCAAAGCATCTTCTTGCCCTTGCTCAAAAGACCGGTGCAAAGATACAGTTCATAAGACCTTTCATGAACAGTTTTGGAACCGGACTTTCAGGAGACCAGGAAAGTAAGAAGGTCGGTCTTGCAGAACTGCTTGAGGATATTGAGCTTGGAAATATCAGGACGCTTGTAACTCTTGAAAGCGACCTTGCAGAGCTGATGCCAGATAATGAAGCTACTGTTGAAGCATTGAAGAAGCTCAATAACCTTATCGTTCTCAGTTCAAGAAGCAGTCCGGTTACTGAGCTTGCAAGCGTTGTGATTGCCACAGAACCAATTTACAGCAAAGCCGGTACTTTCCTCAATGCAGAAGGAAAACTTCAGGAAAACAGCGGTACAGGCAAAGCCGGTGTGGATGCACTTTCATTGCTCAATGCCGGTATCGGTGGAAAGGCTTTCACTTATGATGAGATGAACTATCTTGTTCTGAAAGCAATTGAAGCTCAGAATGAGAATCCAGCAGTTGCTGCTGAATGTGCAGCTTCTGATGATGTTTCTTCATCTGAAGTTCCTGAAGGCATGTACGAGTTAAAGTACCTCTACAATCCTTTTATGTGGTTTGACCAGAAGGATGACAATGATTTTGTTCTCCTTAACAGGAACACTGTCAGGAAACTCGGCCTGAAAAAAGGTGGTTATGTGAACCTGAAAGGTGAAAGAGGCGAGCTTAAGATGAAGTTCAGAGTGGAAGCACTTCCAGACGGTCTTGTGCTTACAGCAAAGAAGCTTCCTGTAGCTACAGGAACATCAACTAACATATCAATGGAGGGATGCTAA
- the hdrB gene encoding CoB--CoM heterodisulfide reductase subunit B has translation MSNLSLFLGCVAPNRYPGIEAATKKTFSKLGIELDDLEGASCCPAPGVFRSFDKTTWLTLASRNIALSEEMDDDLLTICNGCYSTLKEAETELKKDSGLKKEVNEKLFETGHEFRGQHDVRHVIEYLYQNIGVDGIREMISNPLDLRVAVHYGCHLVQPLKEAESELVTDDITFFDELVEATGAKSVDYEDKMMCCGAGGGARAAVQDATLRITEKKLQSMTEAKVDCIVNACPFCHLQFDTGQQDINKDSCTNYEIPVLHYTQLLGLAMGFSPEELGINLNSTDTTVFVQRMKEGFVTA, from the coding sequence ATGAGCAATCTGTCCCTTTTTCTCGGTTGTGTGGCACCGAACCGCTATCCTGGTATCGAAGCTGCCACAAAGAAGACCTTTTCAAAGCTTGGCATAGAGCTTGACGACCTTGAAGGCGCATCATGTTGTCCTGCTCCCGGAGTATTCAGGTCTTTTGACAAAACCACCTGGCTGACACTTGCATCCAGGAACATTGCTCTCTCCGAGGAAATGGACGACGACCTGCTTACAATATGTAACGGATGCTACAGCACACTGAAAGAAGCTGAAACAGAACTGAAAAAAGATTCCGGACTAAAAAAAGAAGTCAATGAAAAGCTCTTTGAAACCGGCCATGAGTTCAGGGGCCAGCACGATGTACGCCATGTTATTGAGTATCTCTATCAGAACATTGGTGTTGATGGTATCAGGGAAATGATTTCCAATCCGCTGGACCTCAGGGTCGCAGTTCACTACGGATGTCATCTTGTACAACCTCTCAAGGAAGCAGAGTCCGAGCTTGTCACAGATGACATCACATTCTTTGATGAACTCGTGGAAGCTACAGGTGCTAAGAGTGTTGATTATGAGGATAAGATGATGTGCTGCGGAGCCGGTGGAGGAGCAAGGGCTGCTGTTCAGGATGCAACCCTCAGGATAACCGAGAAAAAGCTCCAGAGTATGACCGAAGCAAAGGTGGATTGTATTGTCAATGCATGTCCCTTCTGCCACCTTCAGTTCGATACAGGACAGCAGGACATCAATAAAGACTCCTGCACAAATTACGAGATTCCAGTTCTGCATTACACCCAACTTCTGGGACTTGCAATGGGTTTCTCACCCGAGGAACTCGGAATTAACCTTAACAGCACAGACACTACTGTGTTCGTTCAAAGGATGAAGGAAGGCTTTGTCACTGCCTGA
- a CDS encoding TolB-like translocation protein — MMWPLFTIQSRDLISRKITGKKCRNIFLLTFLVSFIILFISYASAAPVIESDVKLTNTTNANHPSWSPDGSKIVYAANQAIWIMNSDGSGQKKLYDGMAWEGEPVFNEDGSKIYFAAESKKAFSARYISIHAMNIDGSDGVKLTETADSRNPALSPDGNLVVYSSRVSGNYDIWIMSSGGTDKERLTDAQGDENSPAWSPDGNTIVYSAMGDIFTIGINALRPVQLTSDTYNNIEPSYSPDGNSIVYASNVGGDYDIWILSADGSSHIKLTSDLTDERAPEWSHDGTKIAYASNKDGEFNIWVMTVENGSVELEEIEDTPVASEKVINNEYVIKLRDYAANKPREFIGIVLLGSFLFVVLIVGTFLRKIS, encoded by the coding sequence TTGATGTGGCCACTTTTTACTATTCAGTCAAGGGATTTAATAAGCAGGAAAATTACAGGCAAAAAATGCAGAAACATTTTCCTGCTCACTTTTTTAGTATCATTCATAATATTGTTCATTTCATATGCATCAGCAGCTCCTGTAATTGAGAGTGATGTAAAACTTACAAATACAACAAATGCCAACCACCCCTCATGGAGTCCGGATGGTAGCAAAATTGTCTATGCTGCTAATCAGGCAATATGGATCATGAACAGTGATGGTTCCGGACAGAAAAAACTCTATGACGGCATGGCATGGGAAGGAGAACCTGTCTTTAATGAAGACGGTTCAAAGATCTATTTTGCAGCAGAGAGTAAAAAGGCATTTTCCGCACGCTACATCAGTATTCACGCAATGAACATTGACGGCAGTGATGGTGTGAAACTTACCGAAACGGCTGATTCCAGAAATCCTGCTTTAAGCCCGGATGGGAATCTGGTGGTATATTCCTCAAGGGTTTCCGGAAACTATGACATATGGATAATGTCATCAGGCGGTACAGATAAGGAAAGACTTACTGATGCACAAGGAGATGAAAATTCTCCTGCCTGGAGCCCGGACGGGAATACTATTGTTTATTCTGCAATGGGAGATATTTTTACCATTGGCATTAATGCTCTCAGGCCTGTGCAACTTACCAGTGATACATATAATAATATAGAACCATCCTACAGCCCGGATGGAAACTCTATTGTCTATGCGTCTAATGTCGGTGGAGATTATGACATATGGATACTAAGTGCCGATGGCAGTTCACATATTAAACTCACCAGTGACCTTACAGATGAAAGAGCACCTGAATGGAGTCATGACGGAACTAAAATCGCCTACGCTTCTAACAAGGACGGCGAATTTAACATATGGGTAATGACTGTTGAGAACGGCAGTGTTGAGCTTGAAGAAATTGAAGATACTCCTGTTGCCAGTGAAAAAGTCATCAATAATGAATATGTCATCAAACTGCGTGACTATGCAGCAAACAAGCCCAGAGAGTTCATAGGTATAGTTCTTTTGGGTTCATTCCTGTTTGTTGTTCTTATAGTAGGCACATTCCTGCGTAAGATCTCATAA
- a CDS encoding CoB--CoM heterodisulfide reductase iron-sulfur subunit A family protein, producing the protein MDEPRIGVFICECGVNIGGVIDCQAVADYAGTLPDVIRSSVNKYTCSDSGQSEIKQAIKDNNLNRVLVAACTPKTHEPIFRACVEEAGLNPYLFEFVNIREHCSWIHMQEKDAATEKACELVRMGVSRASKLEPLQSNEVPVTDTALVIGAGVAGMQSALDIAEMGYKVYLVEKNPSIGGKMAQLDKTFPTNDCSICILGPKMVEVARNKNIELMTYSEIEEVDGYVGNFKVKVRHKARYVDTDTCTGCGLCVQKCPVEVPNTEFNEGIGIRKAIYVPFPQAVPLRAVVDRSVCIDCGACSRACSSNSVVMEQQDTFSELDIGVIVVTAGFDVYDPEPTHDFGYGLYDNVITGMELERLINASGPTMGKVVRPSDVKPPKKVGFIQCVGSRDKNRNRYCSSFCCMYALKDAQLIREKYPDSEVYIMYMDMRTPFRNYEEFYDRARDMGIRFIRGKPGKVTENEDNGLKVRVEDTLTNDIIDLDLDLLVLSVGAVSSESTERIRQILKVSRAADGFLMEAHPKLKPVDTTLDGIFIGGVSQGPKDIPYSVSQGSACAARASRYLAQGKAITEGITVEVNHDVCVACGLCVPMCPFQALSIDDGKLNIIKALCKGCGTCAVACPTGALQQNHFRNDQLLAQVKNVFTFEEE; encoded by the coding sequence ATCGATGAACCCAGAATTGGAGTCTTCATCTGTGAATGCGGAGTTAACATAGGAGGTGTCATTGACTGCCAGGCAGTTGCAGATTATGCAGGCACACTTCCGGATGTAATACGCTCCTCGGTAAACAAATACACCTGCAGTGACTCTGGTCAGTCAGAGATCAAGCAGGCAATTAAGGATAATAATCTCAACCGTGTGCTTGTTGCAGCATGTACACCAAAGACACACGAACCGATATTCAGGGCCTGTGTGGAAGAAGCAGGACTTAACCCTTACCTTTTTGAGTTCGTGAACATCAGGGAACACTGCAGCTGGATACACATGCAGGAAAAGGATGCTGCAACAGAGAAAGCATGCGAACTTGTACGCATGGGTGTTTCCAGAGCATCAAAACTCGAACCCCTGCAATCCAATGAGGTTCCGGTAACAGACACAGCACTCGTTATCGGTGCCGGTGTTGCAGGTATGCAGTCTGCCCTTGACATTGCGGAAATGGGTTACAAGGTCTACCTTGTGGAAAAGAATCCATCTATCGGCGGAAAGATGGCACAGCTTGACAAGACATTCCCGACCAACGATTGCAGTATCTGTATCCTCGGTCCGAAGATGGTAGAGGTTGCAAGAAATAAGAATATCGAGCTTATGACCTACTCTGAAATTGAGGAAGTAGACGGTTATGTTGGTAATTTTAAGGTAAAGGTCAGGCACAAGGCACGTTATGTTGATACTGATACCTGTACAGGATGTGGACTCTGTGTCCAGAAATGTCCTGTCGAAGTTCCGAACACCGAATTCAACGAAGGAATCGGAATCCGCAAGGCAATCTATGTCCCGTTCCCACAGGCAGTTCCACTCAGGGCTGTTGTTGATAGGTCAGTGTGTATCGACTGTGGAGCTTGTTCCAGGGCTTGCAGCAGTAATTCTGTCGTAATGGAACAGCAGGACACATTTTCCGAATTGGACATCGGAGTTATAGTTGTCACAGCAGGTTTTGATGTTTATGACCCAGAGCCAACACACGATTTCGGTTACGGACTTTACGATAATGTAATCACAGGCATGGAACTCGAACGTCTGATAAACGCCAGTGGACCTACAATGGGTAAGGTTGTCAGGCCAAGTGATGTAAAACCACCGAAGAAGGTTGGTTTTATCCAGTGTGTAGGAAGCAGGGACAAGAACCGCAACAGATATTGTTCCAGTTTCTGCTGCATGTATGCCCTCAAGGACGCCCAGCTTATCAGGGAGAAATACCCGGATTCTGAAGTTTACATCATGTATATGGACATGAGAACTCCGTTCAGGAACTATGAGGAATTCTACGACAGGGCAAGGGATATGGGAATCCGCTTCATAAGGGGTAAACCCGGAAAGGTCACAGAGAATGAGGATAATGGTCTGAAGGTACGTGTTGAGGACACGCTTACAAATGATATCATTGACCTTGACCTTGACCTGCTTGTTCTCAGTGTCGGTGCGGTTTCAAGTGAAAGCACAGAACGCATCAGACAGATCCTTAAAGTCAGCAGGGCTGCTGATGGTTTCCTGATGGAAGCACATCCAAAGCTCAAGCCTGTTGACACTACACTTGATGGTATTTTCATAGGCGGTGTCAGCCAGGGGCCAAAGGATATCCCGTACTCTGTTTCACAGGGAAGCGCATGTGCAGCCCGTGCATCACGCTATTTGGCACAGGGTAAGGCGATCACTGAAGGAATCACCGTTGAAGTAAACCATGATGTCTGTGTTGCATGTGGACTTTGTGTACCAATGTGTCCTTTCCAGGCACTTTCTATCGATGATGGAAAACTGAATATAATCAAGGCACTCTGCAAAGGCTGTGGAACATGTGCAGTAGCCTGTCCAACTGGTGCATTGCAGCAGAACCATTTCAGGAATGACCAGTTGCTGGCACAGGTTAAGAATGTATTCACTTTCGAGGAGGAATGA